A single region of the Salvia miltiorrhiza cultivar Shanhuang (shh) chromosome 8, IMPLAD_Smil_shh, whole genome shotgun sequence genome encodes:
- the LOC131000268 gene encoding E3 ubiquitin-protein ligase RHF2A-like, with protein MTVGGDSAHLITRSSTAQAEQLVTTASGSSPGAYQHGTSSSNRSPAHTSPNSQDRAGPSDFQTFSDSLKSRLSAFSTRYKESITKSTRGWKERLFARNSSTPEPNSEVREADQRNANGPGIATISRMMDHLQIAEHDRTNTSTTSRTVEDTRSPDPSARQVFVMGSNLSLNEDETQAPTTASPAST; from the exons ATGACTGTTGGAGGAGATTCTGCACATCTTATTACACGGTCTTCTACAGCTCAAGCTGAACAGCTTGTGACTACAGCCTCAGGATCGAGTCCTGGAGCATATCAACATGGAACATCTTCAAGCAATAG atcTCCTGCCCACACCTCCCCCAATAGTCAAGATAGAGCTGGACCTTCAGATTTCCAGACATTTTCAGATTCTCTGAAATCCCGGCTTAGTGCTTTTTCAACAAG ATACAAAGAGTCCATAACAAAGAGCACAAGAGGTTGGAAGGAGAGACTATTTGCTCGCAACAGTTCTACACCTGAACCCAACAGTGAAGTTCGTGAAGCTGACCAGAGGAATGCTAATGGTCCTGGAATTGCTACTATATCACGAATGATGGATCATCTTCAAATAGCAGAACATGATAGAACCAACACATCTACTACCTCACGTACTGTAGAAGATACCAGGTCCCCAGATCCTAGTGCACGACAGGTCTTTGTGATGGGAAGCAACCTTTCTTTGAATGAGGATGAGACACAAGCTCCGACTACTGCTAGTCCTGCATCAACCTAA
- the LOC131000270 gene encoding uncharacterized protein LOC131000270 isoform X2: MPIVADYEPGTIDRYIANWKQKGYDMDDNSLSPKTEGCPFRVYMDAFKEGSDDYEVVMTILKAIVDIMNAEVVCIHICNLYSFPQIFTMFFLMLIKIQIHKEKYEVKELVKEVHATDLPLYEDMQILKFNVSEVHTNEVKTVEAALYDDGYSAYYDLQEWRFKPGPPETPPEISYPLSPSPEASPEPEEPSISFDHWYKRDDDDLYFFGQMV; this comes from the exons ATGCCAATTGTAGCAGATTACGAACCTGGAACCATCGATCGATACATTGCGAACTGGAAGCAAAAG GGTTATGATATGGATGACAATTCCCTATCCCCCAAGACTGAGGGCTGCCCTTTTCGGGTATATATGGATGCCTTCAAGGAAGGCAGTGATGACTACGAAGTTGTTATGACAATACTAAAAGCTATAGTTGACATAATGAATGCTGAGGTTGTATGCATACATATTTGTAATCTATACTCATTTCCACAAATATTTACTATGTTTTTTCTAATGCTTATCAAAATTCAGATACATAAGGAGAAGTACGAGGTGAAGGAACTTGTCAAGGAGGTGCATGCCACGGACCTGCCCTTGTACGAGGATATGCAGATTTTGAAATTTAATGTGAGTGAAGTTCATACTAATGAGGTGAAGACCGTTGAGGCGGCATTATATGATGATGGTTATTCTGCCTATTATGATCTTCAAGAGTGGAGGTTTAAACCCGGCCCCCCGGAAACTCCTCCTGAGATTTCCTACCCTTTAAGTCCTTCCCCAGAAGCTTCCCCTGAGCCTGAAGAACCCTCTATTTCATTCGACCACTGGTATAAAAGGGATGATGATGATCTCTACTTTTTCGGACAAATGGTATAA
- the LOC131000270 gene encoding uncharacterized protein LOC131000270 isoform X3, which yields MITAYHRFSLSSKHRRFAMPIVADYEPGTIDRYIANWKQKGYDMDDNSLSPKTEGCPFRVYMDAFKEGSDDYEVVMTILKAIVDIMNAEIHKEKYEVKELVKEVHATDLPLYEDMQILKFNVSEVHTNEVKTVEAALYDDGYSAYYDLQEWRFKPGPPETPPEISYPLSPSPEASPEPEEPSISFDHWYKRDDDDLYFFGQMV from the exons ATGATAACCGCCTACCACcgtttttctctctcttctaaaCATCGCAGATTCGCAATGCCAATTGTAGCAGATTACGAACCTGGAACCATCGATCGATACATTGCGAACTGGAAGCAAAAG GGTTATGATATGGATGACAATTCCCTATCCCCCAAGACTGAGGGCTGCCCTTTTCGGGTATATATGGATGCCTTCAAGGAAGGCAGTGATGACTACGAAGTTGTTATGACAATACTAAAAGCTATAGTTGACATAATGAATGCTGAG ATACATAAGGAGAAGTACGAGGTGAAGGAACTTGTCAAGGAGGTGCATGCCACGGACCTGCCCTTGTACGAGGATATGCAGATTTTGAAATTTAATGTGAGTGAAGTTCATACTAATGAGGTGAAGACCGTTGAGGCGGCATTATATGATGATGGTTATTCTGCCTATTATGATCTTCAAGAGTGGAGGTTTAAACCCGGCCCCCCGGAAACTCCTCCTGAGATTTCCTACCCTTTAAGTCCTTCCCCAGAAGCTTCCCCTGAGCCTGAAGAACCCTCTATTTCATTCGACCACTGGTATAAAAGGGATGATGATGATCTCTACTTTTTCGGACAAATGGTATAA
- the LOC131000270 gene encoding uncharacterized protein LOC131000270 isoform X1 — protein sequence MITAYHRFSLSSKHRRFAMPIVADYEPGTIDRYIANWKQKGYDMDDNSLSPKTEGCPFRVYMDAFKEGSDDYEVVMTILKAIVDIMNAEVVCIHICNLYSFPQIFTMFFLMLIKIQIHKEKYEVKELVKEVHATDLPLYEDMQILKFNVSEVHTNEVKTVEAALYDDGYSAYYDLQEWRFKPGPPETPPEISYPLSPSPEASPEPEEPSISFDHWYKRDDDDLYFFGQMV from the exons ATGATAACCGCCTACCACcgtttttctctctcttctaaaCATCGCAGATTCGCAATGCCAATTGTAGCAGATTACGAACCTGGAACCATCGATCGATACATTGCGAACTGGAAGCAAAAG GGTTATGATATGGATGACAATTCCCTATCCCCCAAGACTGAGGGCTGCCCTTTTCGGGTATATATGGATGCCTTCAAGGAAGGCAGTGATGACTACGAAGTTGTTATGACAATACTAAAAGCTATAGTTGACATAATGAATGCTGAGGTTGTATGCATACATATTTGTAATCTATACTCATTTCCACAAATATTTACTATGTTTTTTCTAATGCTTATCAAAATTCAGATACATAAGGAGAAGTACGAGGTGAAGGAACTTGTCAAGGAGGTGCATGCCACGGACCTGCCCTTGTACGAGGATATGCAGATTTTGAAATTTAATGTGAGTGAAGTTCATACTAATGAGGTGAAGACCGTTGAGGCGGCATTATATGATGATGGTTATTCTGCCTATTATGATCTTCAAGAGTGGAGGTTTAAACCCGGCCCCCCGGAAACTCCTCCTGAGATTTCCTACCCTTTAAGTCCTTCCCCAGAAGCTTCCCCTGAGCCTGAAGAACCCTCTATTTCATTCGACCACTGGTATAAAAGGGATGATGATGATCTCTACTTTTTCGGACAAATGGTATAA